One window of the Pseudomonas lurida genome contains the following:
- a CDS encoding TolC family outer membrane protein, with product MKYVFIALLLTGTTAQAAMGPFDVYEQALRNDPVFLGAIKERDAGLENRAIGRAGLLPKLSYNYNKGRNNSQATLPDGRGGNYHDDRNYNSYGSTFSLQQPLFDYEAYANYRKGVAQALFADESFRDKSQALLVRVLTYYTQALFAQDQIDIARAKKRAFEQQFQQNRHLFQQGEGTRTDILEAESRYELATAEEIQALDEQDASLRELGALIGVQSVNIDDLAPLNQGFAAFTLTPASYDTWHELAISNNPTLASQRQALEVARYEVERNRAGHLPKVTAYASSRQQESDSGNTYNQRYDTNTIGVEVSLPLYAGGGISASTRQASRAMEQAEYELEGKTRETLIELRRQFSACLSGVSKLRAYQKALVSAEALVVSTKQSILGGERVNLDALNAEQQLYSTRRDLAQARYDYLMAWTKLHYYAGNLRDTDLAKVDEAFGR from the coding sequence ATGAAGTACGTGTTTATCGCCTTGTTGTTGACCGGCACCACGGCCCAGGCCGCCATGGGCCCGTTCGATGTCTACGAGCAGGCCTTGCGTAACGATCCGGTATTCCTCGGTGCCATCAAGGAGCGCGACGCCGGCCTGGAAAACCGTGCCATCGGCCGCGCCGGCCTGCTGCCCAAGCTGTCCTACAACTACAACAAGGGCCGCAACAACTCCCAGGCCACGTTGCCGGACGGGCGCGGTGGCAATTATCACGACGACCGCAACTACAACAGCTACGGCTCCACCTTCAGCCTGCAACAGCCGCTGTTCGACTACGAGGCCTATGCCAACTACCGCAAGGGCGTGGCCCAGGCGCTATTTGCCGATGAAAGCTTTCGCGACAAGAGCCAGGCGCTGCTGGTGCGCGTGCTGACCTACTACACCCAGGCGCTGTTTGCCCAGGACCAGATCGATATCGCCCGTGCCAAGAAGCGGGCTTTCGAGCAGCAGTTCCAGCAAAACCGCCACCTGTTCCAGCAGGGCGAGGGCACTCGTACGGACATCCTGGAAGCCGAGTCACGTTACGAGCTGGCCACTGCTGAAGAGATCCAGGCGTTGGACGAGCAGGACGCGTCCTTGCGCGAACTCGGCGCGTTGATTGGCGTGCAGAGCGTCAACATCGATGACCTGGCGCCGCTGAACCAAGGCTTTGCCGCGTTCACCCTGACCCCAGCCAGCTATGACACCTGGCATGAACTGGCGATCAGCAACAACCCCACGCTGGCGTCCCAACGCCAGGCCCTGGAAGTGGCGCGTTATGAGGTGGAGCGCAACCGCGCCGGGCATTTGCCCAAGGTCACGGCGTATGCCAGCTCGCGCCAGCAGGAGTCCGACAGCGGCAACACCTACAACCAGCGCTATGACACCAACACCATTGGCGTCGAAGTCAGCCTGCCGCTGTACGCCGGTGGCGGTATCTCGGCGTCGACTCGCCAGGCCAGCCGCGCCATGGAGCAGGCCGAGTACGAGCTTGAGGGCAAGACCCGCGAAACCCTGATCGAACTGCGTCGGCAGTTCAGCGCCTGTCTGTCCGGGGTGAGCAAGTTGAGGGCGTATCAGAAGGCGCTGGTGTCGGCCGAGGCACTGGTGGTGTCGACCAAGCAAAGCATCCTCGGCGGCGAGCGGGTCAACCTCGATGCACTGAACGCCGAGCAGCAGCTCTACAGCACCCGTCGCGACCTGGCCCAGGCGCGGTACGACTACCTGATGGCCTGGACCAAGTTGCACTACTACGCCGGCAACCTGCGGGATACCGATTTGGCCAAGGTGGATGAGGCGTTTGGGCGTTGA
- a CDS encoding polyurethane esterase: protein MGVFDYKNLGTEGSKALFADAMAITLYTYHNLDNGFAVGYQHHGLGVGLPATLVGALLGSTDSQGVIPGIPWNPDSEKAALDAVQKAGWTPISASALGYGGKVDARGTFFGEKAGYTTAQVEVLGKYDDAGKLLEIGIGFRGTSGPRETLISDSIGDVVSDLLAALGPKDYAKNYTGEAFGGLLKSIADYASAHGLSGKDVVVSGHSLGGLAVNSMADLSANKWGGFYTDANYVAYASPTQSAGDKVLNVGYENDPVFRALDGSSFNLPSLGVHDKPHESTTDNIVSFNDHYASTLWNVLPFSIVNLPTWISHLPTGYGDGMTRILESGFYEQMTRDATVIVANLSDPARANTWVQDLNRNAEPHKGNTFIIGSDGNDLIQGGKGADFIEGGKGNDTIRDNSGHNTFLFSGHFGQDRVIGYQPTDKLVFKGVEGDVDYREHGGDTIISVGGDSVTLVGVSGGLGEVLIG, encoded by the coding sequence ATGGGTGTTTTTGACTACAAGAACCTCGGCACCGAGGGCTCCAAAGCGTTGTTCGCCGATGCAATGGCGATCACGCTGTATACCTACCACAACCTGGATAACGGGTTTGCCGTGGGTTACCAGCACCATGGCCTGGGCGTCGGCTTACCGGCCACGCTGGTCGGCGCGCTGCTGGGCAGCACGGATTCCCAGGGAGTGATCCCGGGCATTCCCTGGAACCCGGATTCGGAAAAAGCCGCGTTGGACGCGGTGCAAAAGGCCGGTTGGACGCCGATCAGCGCGAGTGCCCTGGGCTACGGTGGCAAGGTCGATGCACGGGGTACGTTCTTCGGCGAGAAGGCGGGCTACACCACGGCCCAGGTCGAGGTGCTGGGCAAGTACGATGACGCCGGCAAGCTGCTGGAAATCGGCATCGGCTTTCGCGGCACCTCCGGGCCTCGGGAAACCCTGATCAGCGACTCCATCGGTGATGTGGTCAGCGATCTGCTCGCGGCGCTGGGGCCCAAGGACTACGCGAAGAACTACACCGGTGAAGCCTTTGGCGGCTTGCTCAAGAGTATCGCCGACTACGCCAGCGCCCACGGCTTGAGCGGCAAGGATGTGGTGGTCAGCGGGCACAGCCTGGGCGGCTTGGCCGTCAACAGCATGGCGGACTTGAGTGCTAACAAGTGGGGAGGCTTCTACACGGACGCCAACTATGTAGCCTACGCATCGCCGACCCAAAGTGCCGGCGACAAGGTGCTCAATGTCGGCTACGAGAACGACCCGGTGTTCCGTGCGCTGGACGGCTCGTCGTTCAACCTGCCGTCCTTGGGTGTGCATGACAAACCCCATGAATCGACCACCGACAACATCGTCAGCTTCAACGACCACTACGCCTCGACGTTGTGGAATGTGCTGCCGTTTTCCATCGTCAACCTGCCGACGTGGATATCGCACCTGCCCACCGGCTATGGCGATGGCATGACGCGCATTCTCGAGTCCGGGTTCTACGAGCAGATGACCCGTGACGCCACGGTGATCGTCGCCAACCTGTCCGACCCGGCGCGGGCCAACACGTGGGTGCAGGACCTCAACCGCAACGCCGAGCCGCACAAGGGCAATACCTTCATCATAGGCAGTGACGGCAATGACTTGATCCAAGGAGGGAAGGGCGCTGACTTTATCGAGGGTGGCAAGGGTAACGACACGATCCGCGATAACAGTGGGCATAACACCTTTTTGTTCAGCGGGCATTTTGGCCAGGACCGGGTGATTGGGTATCAGCCAACGGATAAGCTGGTGTTCAAAGGG